A window of the Fusarium poae strain DAOMC 252244 chromosome 3, whole genome shotgun sequence genome harbors these coding sequences:
- a CDS encoding hypothetical protein (BUSCO:1510at5125), producing the protein MPTVKRHKGSGAAKAQQQSEPKPKSIDGRPTPAEVEEEEHQFVQLARKHWLKSGKKPAKPKVKNDVLKQSIWDVLEREGFQYKPLLLLESLQTLESYLWPGYTEEASNFHVLLIALITNVKHREHLATWTLFEDRPAEFSSLFRRLLSMMIDRTLSATLRTQLLCFFIYAFQSLDCTLVRKECAPLVSIGIWHNLSTEQSREASLEQLPHLRKAWKAAHKRYDAADEQNKARLRFERSWLYTLLLDFLGLLYTQNSKADQVLYCERFTEFLADLQSQLPTRRYVNALVQDLHIIPAARLSPMFNDEENTLLRDLQALLSHFTFFDINDQTGAQYSIKEAYDKHCESLAKLQRTALKHFREKLTVLALSNYGAVDQRQELESLLQPLTDEELMELVSLLGFRTVYPDSLGLPVDRKLLLEVVLSNFERRKTFQEAARHMSLAPTEETLFDSSFQQAESYDGSHPMALPKLNLQYLSVGDFLWRTLVLYRCESFYGVRKDIETALRRLRPESKRSDETNFAGFSKMAMPISKPAILEVVPPLVGDDKPSTVRAEVSFDVRRLGEGVRREWDSLRQDDVVFLIAVEPSPTKSASNGGESLSESERLGVITVRTAEIHQITDDKGRQVRDGAGTLDSKRRIQLKLDPQAYSNDAERAATGKPDVYGKINLLLRRGRRENNFKPVLESIRNLVLSDVPLPEWLHEVFLGYGDPAGAYYKNLPNRERKVDFRDTFLDWQHLAESLPGKIIDPGDDVSGSFGPPYVLESVEKQAEPPSTKPSKKRRRDADPALIAEIETLKVSSYKPPSNGPYPIDNPKLNSVRFTPAQIEAITSGTQPGLTVIVGPPGTGKTDVATQVINNIYHNHPEQKTLLLAHSNQALNQLFAKIVALDIDERHLLRLGHGEEDLDTEGNFSKHGRVESFLENRDRYLLEVRKLATSLGAPGAHENSAETAGYFNNVYVVPAWNRFQLVASDSASTVSDVVGAFPFHAYFSDAPQPLFPPEGDKEQALEVANGCYRHISKIFLELADALPFEVLRRDRDKANYLLTSEARIVAMTTTHAAIRRGEIASLGFQYDNVVMEEAAQVTEIETFLPLAMQKPRNGKMGLQRVVLCGDHFQNSPVIQSLAFRHYANLEQSLFSRLVRLGVPTVALDQQGRARASIASLYQWRYPKLDNLPSVQTSPEFIKANAGFKYDYQFINVPDYKGQGEAEPTPHFIQNLGEAEYAVAMFQYMRLLGYPAEKITILTTYAGQRALVKDVLSHRCARNSVFGLPKAVATVDKYQGEQNDYIILSLTRTSRVGYLRDVRRMTVALSRARLGLYILGRREVFEACPELRPAFDLLLQRPDKLMLVTGELWPTPREITEKPGAVEGEVPMEGVEHLGQYVFEMTKTKIKQLQEEQGEPIIEEEFENGEEEYGNRDEDEDDEDDVEADILEVREGE; encoded by the exons ATGCCAACCGTGAAGCGACACAAGGGCAGCGGCGCCGCCAAAGCGCAGCAACAGAGCGAACCAAAGCCCAAGTCTATCGATGGCCGGCCGACTCCAGCGGAggtagaggaagaggaacatCAGTTTGTTCAGCTTGCGCGAAAGCATTGGCTGAAGTCCGGCAAGAAGCCTGCAAAGCCAAAGGTCAAGAACGATGTTCTGAAGCAGAGTATCTGGGATGTGCTCGAACGCGAGGGCTTCCAGTACAAGCCTCTCTTGCTTCTTGAAAGCCTGCAGACTCTAGAAAG TTATTTGTGGCCTGGCTACACTGAAGAAGCTTCCAATTTTCACGTTCTATTGATTGCGCTCATCACAAATGTCAAGCACCGGGAGCATCTTGCGACATGGA CGCTTTTCGAGGATCGACCCGCCGAATTTTCTTCCCTCTTTCGCCGACTCTTGTCCATGATGATCGATCGAACACTCTCTGCCACCCTTCGAACGCAACTCCTGTGTTTCTTCATCTATGCATTCCAGAGTCTCGATTGCACTCTTGTCAGAAAAGAATGCGCCCCTCTTGTGTCGATTGGGATCTGGCACAACTTGTCGACCGAACAGTCTCGTGAAGCTAGTCTCGAGCAACTTCCCCATCTACGAAAGGCCTGGAAGGCTGCGCACAAGCGATACGACGCAGCTGATGAACAAAATAAGGCGCGACTACGTTTCGAACGGTCCTGGCTTTATACACTCCTTCTTGACTTCCTGGGTCTGCTTTACACGCAAAATAGTAAAGCAG ACCAAGTGCTCTACTGCGAGCGATTCACTGAGTTTCTCGCTGATCTTCAAAGCCAACTTCCGACAAGGCGCTATGTCAATGCCTTGGTCCAAGATCTACACATAATACCTGCTGCAAGATTATCGCCAATGTTTAATGATGAGGAGAACACACTGCTTCGTGACCTACAAGCTCTCCTATCTCACTTCACTTTCTTCGACATCAATGACCAGACAGGTGCTCAATACAGCATCAAAGAAGCATATGATAAGCATTGCGAATCGCTTGCAAAGTTACAACGCACTGCCTTAAAACATTTTCGAGAAAAGTTGACCGTCTTAGCCTTGTCTAACTATGGCGCTGTTGACCAGAGGCAAGAACTGGAGTCCTTGCTCCAGCCCTTGACAGATGAAGAGCTGATGGAGCTGGTTTCGCTGCTCGGTTTCCGGACAGTATACCCAGACAGTCTCGGCCTCCCTGTTGACCGCAAGCTGTTACTAGAAGTCGTCTTGTCCAACTTTGAGCGCAGGAAAACGTTTCAAGAGGCTGCTCGTCATATGAGTCTGGCGCCAACAGAAGAGACTTTGTTTGACAGCAGCTTTCAACAAGCCGAGTCTTACGACGGATCACATCCTATGGCTCTGCCTAAACTCAACctgcaatatctctccgtGGGCGACTTTCTGTGGCGAACGCTTGTCCTGTACCGGTGCGAGTCTTTCTACGGAGTTCGTAAAGATATCGAGACTGCCCTACGACGCTTACGTCCTGAGTCGAAGAGATCAGATGAAACCAATTTCGCGGGTTTCTCAAAGATGGCAATGCCCATCTCGAAACCGGCTATTCTAGAGGTCGTGCCACCTCTGGTGGGAGATGATAAACCATCAACAGTACGCGCTGAGGTTTCCTTCGACGTCCGGCGGCTAGGAGAAGGCGTTCGCAGAGAATGGGACTCTCTTAGACAAGATGATGTTGTTTTCCTTATTGCAGTCGAGCCATCGCCGACAAAGTCTGCTAGCAATGGCGGAGAAAGTCTCTCCGAATCTGAACGATTGGGTGTGATCACTGTACGAACGGCTGAAATCCACCAAATCACTGACGACAAGGGTCGCCAGGTTCGAGATGGAGCTGGAACACTTGACAGCAAGCGTCGCATCCAGCTCAAGCTCGACCCTCAAGCTTATAGCAATGATGCTGAGCGGGCGGCCACTGGGAAGCCTGATGTGTACGGCAAAATCAACCTACTACTCAGACGAGGTAGGAGGGAGAACAACTTCAAGCCTGTACTAGAATCCATTCGGAATTTAGTGCTATCTGATGTACCTCTGCCAGAATGGCTCCATGAGGTGTTCCTTGGTTATGGCGACCCAGCAGGggcttattataaaaacctaCCAAATCGCGAACGCAAGGTAGACTTTAGGGATACGTTTCTTGACTGGCAGCATCTTGCTGAGAGTCTACCTGGCAAAATCATCGACCCAGGCGACGATGTTTCTGGTAGCTTTGGGCCACCGTATGTGCTTGAGTCTGTCGAGAAACAGGCCGAGCCTCCATCCACTAAGCCTTCCAAAAAGCGACGCCGAGATGCCGACCCTGCCCTTATCGCCGAAATTGAGACGTTAAAGGTGTCAAGTTACAAGCCACCTAGCAATGGACCATATCCCATTGATAACCCAAAACTCAACTCAGTGCGATTTACTCCCGCTCAGATCGAGGCCATCACCTCCGGTACCCAGCCTGGATTGACTGTCATTGTCGGACCCCCCGGCACAGGCAAGACAGATGTAGCCACACAGGTGATCAACAATATTTACCACAATCATCCTGAGCAGAAGACTCTATTACTCGCACATAGTAACCAGGCCCTCAACCAACTATTTGCGAAGATCGTTGCTCTGGATATCGATGAGCGACATCTATTGCGTCTAGGACACGGTGAAGAAGACCTTGACACAGAAGGAAACTTCAGCAAGCATGGTCGAGTTGAATCTTTCCTAGAGAACCGAGACCGTTATCTTCTCGAAGTGAGGAAGCTAGCAACCAGTCTTGGCGCACCCGGAGCCCATGAGAATTCGGCCGAGACGGCTGGATATTTCAATAACGTTTACGTTGTTCCTGCATGGAATAGGTTTCAACTAGTCGCCAGTGACAGTGCTTCTACCGTTTCTGATGTCGTGGGAGCTTTCCCTTTCCACGCATATTTTTCTGATGCTCCCCAGCCTCTATTTCCTCCGGAGGGAGACAAAGAGCAGGCTTTAGAGGTTGCAAATGGTTGTTATCGTCACATTTCCAAGATATTCTTAGAGTTGGCCGATGCACTTCCTTTCGAGGTCCTTCGACGAGACCGCGACAAGGCAAACTACCTTTTAACTAGCGAGGCTCGTATTGTTGCAATGACAACAACGCACGCCGCTATTAGAAGAGGTGAGATTGCATCGCTGGGTTTCCAGTATGACAACGTTGTTATGGAGGAGGCTGCTCAAGTAACCGAAATCGAGACATTCTTGCCTTTGGCTATGCAGAAGCCTCGCAACGGCAAGATGGGCCTTCAAAGAGTTGTTCTATGTGGAGACCACTTCCAAAACTCCCCAGTTATCCAGAGCCTGGCGTTCCGTCACTATGCCAACCTCGAACAGTCACTGTTCTCGAGACTGGTCAGACTAGGTGTGCCGACAGTCGCCCTCGACCAACAAGGGCGTGCCCGTGCATCGATAGCGAGCCTTTACCAATGGCGTTACCCCAAGCTTGATAACCTCCCCAGCGTGCAGACAAGCCCCGAATTTATCAAAGCCAACGCTGGATTTAAGTACGACTATCAGTTTATCAATGTACCTGACTACAAGGGCCAGGGTGAGGCTGAACCTACGCCTCATTTCATTCAGAACCTGGGAGAAGCCGAGTACGCAGTTGCTATGTTCCAATACATGCGCCTCCTTGGATATCCCGCCGAGAAGATCACCATTCTTACAACTTATGCTGGCCAGCGAGCTCTCGTAAAGGATGTGTTGTCTCACAGATGTGCCCGAAATTCAGTTTTCGGTCTGCCAAAGGCTGTAGCTACGGTCGACAAATATCAGGGCGAGCAGAACGATT ATATCATTCTGTCACTCACCCGAACGTCACGTGTGGGTTATCTACGCGATGTGCGGCGCATGACGGTAGCTCTGTCCCGAGCACGACTTGGACTGTACATCCTTGGTCGCCGTGAGGTCTTTGAGGCCTGCCCTGAACTCCGACCTGCTTTTGACTTGTTGCTGCAGAGGCCAGACAAGCTTATGCTTGTAACAGGAGAACTTTGGCCTACACCAAGGGAAATCACGGAGAAGCCTGGCGCAGTCGAAGGCGAGGTACCCATGGAAGGAGTCGAGCATCTGGGCCAGTATGTCTTTGAAATGACCAAGACGAAGATTAAGCAGCTTCAGGAAGAACAAGGGGAACCCATCATTGAAGAGGAGTTCGAGAACGGAGAAGAAGAATACGGCAATcgcgacgaggatgaggacgatgaagatgatgtcgAAGCAGATATTTTGGAAGTCCGGGAGGGAGAGTGA